In Candidatus Stygibacter australis, a single window of DNA contains:
- a CDS encoding T9SS type A sorting domain-containing protein, producing the protein MKKRWMLFLILISSFFLFGQDQSAMNYRGEMNIWGTTAMSYDSDLDIWSVIIQSDGDDDPSEYKFDDEVDWGEYTWGSGTTLLANSKTTAYHNGGNGLYNEVNNNYYIFTIYDVTDGTNTQTALMELSASPNTISSITEPSTVYQDLTQTITITLSGSKLTEEKVYLCYTTDDWVSRTNTEATTGSGSNWSVTIPKQNIGTNVRYYAMTTTVDEASWDGEEELFTIDHKYYQASPYSYTVSDHSNQTYHTIEIEGQNDFSTANERTDASGSGNYWWYTWDETNFYFALQQGALDEDLSSKWVILYIDTDPQINPTSGTGSTTGLAYTSQQADLPFSANFQFQWNTDGSTLLLKEYTTSWNDVTPHNMNVYLNSTSEFFEVKIPLASLDSPSLLYVCGNMLNELDGESMWAFSPDDASSDDTDGNDKDLDSYWAFELNSEETPNDPGNEDHALPVTLSSFSAVFDGEVPMLQWVTASETNNAGWNVYRGEINDAAMSMQVNAELVEGQGTVTSTTDYQFIDLFSTDYDQTYYYWLESIDYNSHSEEFGPIALYIPLPYDENNNSPVAPVIYGLHQNYPNPFNPSTEISFTLDYSSTVSLNIYNLKGHKVRTLLIDEPVTKSQQYYHVWDGKDEMGIPCGSGIYFYQLNTTRESFNRKMILVK; encoded by the coding sequence ATGAAAAAAAGGTGGATGTTATTTTTAATTTTAATTAGTTCTTTTTTCTTATTTGGTCAAGATCAATCTGCTATGAATTACCGTGGTGAAATGAATATCTGGGGAACGACAGCAATGAGCTATGACAGTGACCTTGATATTTGGTCTGTAATAATCCAATCTGATGGCGATGATGATCCTTCAGAATACAAGTTTGATGACGAAGTGGATTGGGGTGAATATACATGGGGTTCAGGTACTACTCTTTTAGCGAATTCAAAAACGACTGCCTATCATAATGGTGGTAATGGACTATACAATGAAGTAAACAACAATTATTATATTTTTACAATTTATGATGTAACTGATGGAACTAATACGCAAACAGCACTTATGGAATTAAGTGCATCTCCAAATACAATCTCATCAATCACTGAGCCCTCTACAGTATATCAAGATCTAACACAAACAATTACAATTACACTTTCAGGTTCAAAATTAACAGAAGAAAAGGTTTATCTATGCTATACAACAGATGATTGGGTATCGAGAACAAATACGGAAGCGACAACAGGAAGTGGCTCGAACTGGAGTGTAACTATCCCGAAGCAAAATATTGGCACAAATGTGAGATATTACGCGATGACAACTACTGTAGATGAAGCTTCATGGGATGGAGAAGAAGAATTATTTACTATAGATCATAAATATTACCAGGCAAGTCCATATAGCTACACTGTTTCAGATCATAGTAACCAAACATATCACACCATTGAAATTGAGGGTCAAAACGATTTTAGTACAGCTAATGAAAGGACAGATGCCAGTGGTTCAGGAAATTACTGGTGGTACACATGGGATGAAACCAACTTTTATTTTGCTTTACAGCAGGGAGCATTAGATGAAGATTTATCATCTAAATGGGTAATTTTATACATAGATACTGATCCACAAATTAATCCAACTTCCGGTACGGGATCAACAACTGGATTGGCATATACATCTCAACAGGCTGACCTACCATTCTCAGCAAACTTTCAATTTCAGTGGAATACTGATGGATCAACATTATTGCTAAAAGAATATACGACATCATGGAATGATGTTACTCCTCATAACATGAATGTATATCTAAATTCTACCAGTGAATTTTTTGAAGTAAAAATTCCATTAGCATCTCTTGATTCTCCAAGTTTGCTTTATGTTTGCGGAAACATGTTGAATGAGCTGGATGGTGAATCAATGTGGGCATTTTCTCCTGATGATGCTTCCAGTGATGATACGGATGGTAATGATAAAGATCTTGATTCATATTGGGCTTTTGAACTTAATTCTGAAGAGACACCTAATGATCCTGGCAATGAAGATCATGCACTCCCAGTTACCTTAAGCAGTTTTAGTGCTGTTTTTGATGGTGAGGTTCCTATGCTCCAATGGGTAACTGCATCTGAGACAAATAATGCGGGTTGGAATGTTTACCGAGGAGAAATCAATGATGCTGCAATGAGTATGCAGGTTAATGCCGAATTGGTCGAAGGACAGGGGACAGTGACTTCCACTACTGATTACCAGTTTATTGATCTTTTCAGTACTGATTATGATCAAACTTATTATTATTGGCTTGAAAGTATTGATTACAATTCTCATTCAGAAGAATTCGGTCCGATAGCTCTTTATATTCCACTACCATATGATGAGAATAATAATTCACCTGTTGCACCTGTGATTTATGGGCTGCATCAGAATTATCCCAATCCCTTTAATCCCTCAACCGAGATAAGTTTCACGCTGGATTATAGCAGCACAGTATCTCTTAATATTTATAATCTTAAGGGTCATAAAGTAAGGACGCTGCTAATTGATGAACCAGTCACAAAATCACAGCAGTATTATCATGTTTGGGATGGTAAAGACGAGATGGGCATTCCGTGCGGTTCAGGAATTTATTTCTACCAGCTTAATACAACCAGAGAATCATTTAATCGAAAAATGATCCTGGTGAAATAA